In Candidatus Binatia bacterium, one DNA window encodes the following:
- a CDS encoding ABC transporter ATP-binding protein, which translates to MRFGAGASAVDAVRGVSLTVERGETVALVGESGSGKSVTALSILQLLPYPLASHPSGSIRFQGTELLGADAKTLRAIRGDRIAMIFQEPINSLNPLHTIERQISEAVLLHREMSASEVRARTLELLHLVGIRDPERRLGAYPHELSGGQRQRVMIAMALANEPDLLIADEPTTAVDVTIQAQLLELLEDLQRRLGMAMLFITHDLGIVRRVADRVCVMRAGEIVETGDVQTLFSAPQHPYTRALLAAEPRGEPAPVPEKAPVLVRTSDLKVWYPIKKGVLRRTVDHVRAVDGVTVEVREGETLGVVGESGSGKTTLGLALLRLIASAGPIEFAGREIAGLRSRALRPLRREMQIVFQDPYGSLSPRMSVGQILEEGLLVHGLGGDAAEREERIARALVEVDLDPETRHRYPHEFSGGQRQRIAIARAMVLEPRFVVLDEPTSALDVSVQAQIVELLRRLQEKHRIAYLFISHDLRVVRAMSHRVLVLKDGRVVEQGTADEIFACPRDPYTRALTAAAFDLRVVAGAAQ; encoded by the coding sequence GTGCGCTTCGGCGCCGGCGCCTCTGCGGTCGACGCCGTGCGCGGCGTCTCGCTGACGGTCGAGCGCGGCGAGACGGTCGCGCTGGTCGGCGAGAGCGGCTCGGGCAAGTCGGTGACCGCGCTGTCGATCCTGCAGCTCCTGCCCTACCCGCTCGCGAGCCATCCGTCGGGCAGCATCCGCTTTCAGGGCACCGAGCTGCTCGGCGCCGACGCCAAGACCCTGCGCGCGATCCGCGGCGACCGGATCGCGATGATCTTCCAGGAGCCGATCAACTCGCTGAACCCGCTGCACACGATCGAGCGCCAGATCTCGGAGGCCGTGCTGCTGCACCGCGAGATGTCGGCGTCCGAGGTGCGCGCGCGCACGCTCGAGCTCCTGCACCTGGTCGGCATCCGCGACCCCGAGCGCCGGCTCGGCGCCTACCCGCACGAGCTCTCGGGCGGACAGCGTCAGCGCGTCATGATCGCGATGGCGCTCGCCAACGAGCCCGACCTGCTGATCGCCGACGAGCCGACCACCGCGGTCGACGTCACCATCCAGGCGCAGCTCCTCGAGCTGCTCGAGGACCTGCAGCGCCGCCTCGGCATGGCGATGCTGTTCATCACGCACGACCTCGGCATCGTGCGCCGCGTCGCCGACCGCGTGTGCGTCATGCGCGCGGGCGAGATCGTCGAGACCGGCGACGTGCAGACGCTGTTCTCCGCGCCGCAGCATCCGTACACGCGCGCCCTGCTCGCCGCCGAGCCGCGCGGCGAGCCCGCGCCGGTGCCCGAGAAGGCGCCCGTCCTGGTGCGCACGAGCGACCTCAAGGTCTGGTACCCGATCAAGAAGGGCGTACTGCGCCGCACCGTCGATCATGTCCGCGCCGTCGACGGCGTCACCGTCGAGGTGCGGGAAGGCGAGACGCTCGGCGTGGTCGGCGAGAGCGGCTCGGGCAAGACGACGCTCGGGCTCGCGCTCCTGCGCCTGATCGCGAGCGCCGGGCCGATCGAGTTCGCGGGACGCGAGATCGCGGGTCTGCGCTCGCGCGCGCTGCGTCCGCTGCGGCGCGAGATGCAGATCGTCTTCCAGGATCCGTACGGCTCGCTGAGCCCACGCATGTCGGTCGGGCAGATCCTCGAGGAGGGACTGCTCGTGCACGGGCTCGGCGGTGACGCGGCCGAGCGCGAGGAGCGGATCGCGCGCGCGCTCGTCGAGGTCGACCTCGACCCGGAGACCCGCCACCGCTACCCGCACGAGTTCTCCGGCGGACAGCGTCAGCGCATCGCGATCGCGCGCGCCATGGTGCTCGAGCCGCGCTTCGTCGTGCTCGACGAGCCGACCTCGGCGCTCGACGTGTCCGTGCAGGCGCAGATCGTCGAGCTGCTGCGCCGGCTGCAGGAGAAGCACCGCATCGCGTACCTCTTCATCAGCCACGACCTGCGGGTCGTGCGCGCGATGAGCCACCGGGTGCTGGTGCTCAAGGACGGACGCGTCGTCGAGCAGGGGACGGCGGACGAGATCTTCGCGTGCCCCCGGGACCCGTACACCCGGGCCCTGACGGCGGCGGCGTTCGACCTGCGGGTGGTCGCCGGCGCCGCGCAGTAG
- a CDS encoding microcin C ABC transporter permease YejB — MAAYIVRRLILLLPTLFGIMLLNFVVINAAPGGPVEQILARVQDTAVQATARISGSQRGEAGGGAQRTGPTSATSSKYHGARGIDPAFIAELERQFGFDKPAHERFLLMMWNFLRFDFGESFFRDRSVVSLVIDKMPVSISLGVWTTLLVYLISIPLGIAKAVRDGSRFDVWTSAAVIVGNAIPGFLFAILLIVLFAGGRYFDWFPLRGLTSDNWAELSLWGKIVDYLWHITLPVLSMVIGGFAGLTMLTKNSFLDQINQQYVVTARAKGLTERRVLYGHVFRNAMLIVIAGFPGAFVGMLFTGALLTEVIFSLDGVGLLGFEAAINRDYPVMFGTLYFFTLLGLLTKLIEDLTYVLVDPRIDFERRD; from the coding sequence ATGGCCGCCTACATCGTCCGCCGTCTGATTCTGCTCTTGCCGACGCTGTTCGGCATCATGCTGCTCAACTTCGTCGTCATCAACGCGGCGCCGGGCGGACCCGTCGAGCAGATCCTGGCGCGCGTGCAGGACACCGCCGTGCAGGCGACGGCGCGGATCTCCGGCAGCCAGCGGGGCGAGGCCGGCGGCGGCGCGCAGCGCACCGGACCCACGTCGGCGACGAGCAGCAAGTACCACGGCGCGCGCGGCATCGACCCCGCGTTCATCGCCGAGCTCGAGCGCCAGTTCGGCTTCGACAAGCCGGCGCACGAGCGCTTCCTGCTCATGATGTGGAACTTCCTGCGCTTCGACTTCGGCGAGAGCTTCTTCCGCGATCGCTCGGTCGTGTCGCTGGTGATCGACAAGATGCCGGTGTCGATCTCGCTCGGCGTGTGGACGACGCTGCTCGTCTACCTGATCTCGATCCCGCTCGGCATCGCGAAGGCGGTGCGCGACGGCTCGCGCTTCGACGTCTGGACGTCGGCCGCGGTGATCGTCGGCAACGCGATCCCCGGGTTCCTCTTCGCGATCCTGCTGATCGTGCTGTTCGCCGGCGGACGCTACTTCGACTGGTTCCCGCTGCGCGGCCTCACCTCCGACAACTGGGCGGAGCTGAGCCTGTGGGGGAAGATCGTCGACTACCTCTGGCACATCACGCTGCCGGTGCTGTCGATGGTGATCGGCGGCTTCGCCGGGCTCACCATGCTGACCAAGAACTCGTTCCTCGACCAGATCAACCAGCAGTACGTCGTCACCGCGCGCGCCAAGGGTCTCACCGAGCGGCGCGTGCTCTACGGCCACGTCTTCCGCAACGCGATGCTGATCGTCATCGCGGGCTTTCCGGGCGCGTTCGTCGGCATGCTGTTCACCGGCGCGCTGCTCACCGAGGTGATCTTCTCGCTCGACGGCGTCGGGCTGCTCGGCTTCGAGGCGGCGATCAACCGCGACTACCCGGTGATGTTCGGCACCCTGTACTTCTTCACGCTCCTCGGCCTGCTCACCAAGCTGATCGAGGACCTGACCTACGTGCTCGTCGACCCGCGGATCGACTTCGAGCGGCGTGATTAA
- a CDS encoding extracellular solute-binding protein gives MRRRHLRRVLAAWPIALVCAAAVARAADPAPAASPAADAAPAAAATAATDATSASAQSPAASEIYTGHGIAMHGDLKYGPDFEHFDYVNPNAPKGGRVKQATTGTFDSFNPFIVRGNPAAGIGYLYDTLMTSSADEPFSEYGLLVEKVEMPQDRSWVAFTLREEARWHDGKPVTADDVVFSFDILRTKGQPFYRAYYGNVDKVEKTGPRTVKFTFKPGENRELPLILGQLPVLPKHWWEGKEFDSTSLEPPLGSGPYKIKSFEPGRRIVYERVKDYWGEKLPVNVGRNNFDEIEIDYYRDDTVELEAFKAGEYDFRIESSAKAWATSYDTPALKSGLMKKEEVPHKRPAGMQGFAFNVRRPMFQDPRVREALAYAFDFEWSNKNLFYDQYTRTRSYFDNSELAATGLPTPAELAILEPFRGKIPEEVFTKEYQPPKTDGSGDIRQNLRQAAKLLEEAGWKIDPKTRKLTNASGETMRFTILLVTPLFERIALPFVKNLERLGIEANVRTVDTAQYRRLLDQFDYDVIVGNWPQSDSPGNEQRSFWGSSYADKPGSQNYIGIADPTVDALIEAVIAAPDRQSLIDRVRALDRVLQWGHWVIPQWHIPYDRIAYWDKFGKPSVVPDQGVQFSTWWIDPEKARAVEEKKRRVKG, from the coding sequence ATGCGACGACGACACCTCCGCCGCGTGCTCGCCGCGTGGCCGATCGCGCTCGTTTGCGCGGCTGCGGTCGCGCGTGCCGCCGATCCTGCACCGGCCGCCTCGCCCGCCGCGGACGCCGCACCGGCAGCCGCCGCGACGGCCGCGACCGACGCGACGTCCGCGTCCGCCCAGTCGCCCGCTGCGAGCGAGATCTACACCGGGCACGGCATCGCCATGCACGGCGACCTCAAGTACGGCCCGGACTTCGAGCACTTCGACTACGTGAACCCGAACGCGCCGAAGGGCGGCCGCGTCAAGCAAGCGACCACCGGCACCTTCGACAGCTTCAACCCGTTCATCGTGCGCGGCAACCCGGCCGCGGGCATCGGCTACCTCTACGACACGCTGATGACCTCGTCGGCCGACGAGCCGTTCAGCGAGTACGGGTTGCTGGTCGAGAAGGTCGAGATGCCGCAGGACCGCTCGTGGGTCGCCTTCACGCTGCGCGAGGAGGCGCGCTGGCACGACGGCAAGCCGGTCACGGCCGACGACGTGGTGTTCAGCTTCGACATCCTGCGCACCAAGGGCCAGCCGTTCTACCGCGCGTACTACGGCAACGTCGACAAGGTCGAGAAGACCGGACCGCGCACCGTCAAGTTCACCTTCAAGCCGGGCGAGAATCGCGAGCTGCCGCTGATCCTCGGCCAGCTCCCCGTGCTGCCCAAGCACTGGTGGGAGGGCAAGGAGTTCGACTCGACCTCGCTCGAGCCGCCGCTCGGCAGCGGTCCGTACAAGATCAAGAGCTTCGAGCCCGGACGGCGCATCGTCTACGAGCGCGTCAAGGACTACTGGGGCGAGAAGCTGCCGGTGAACGTCGGCCGCAACAACTTCGACGAGATCGAGATCGACTACTACCGCGACGACACGGTCGAGCTCGAGGCGTTCAAGGCGGGCGAGTACGACTTCCGCATCGAGAGCTCGGCCAAGGCGTGGGCGACGTCGTACGACACGCCGGCGCTCAAGAGCGGGCTCATGAAGAAGGAGGAGGTCCCGCACAAGCGGCCGGCCGGCATGCAGGGCTTCGCCTTCAACGTGCGTCGCCCGATGTTCCAGGATCCGCGCGTTCGCGAGGCGCTCGCCTACGCCTTCGACTTCGAGTGGTCGAACAAGAACCTGTTCTACGACCAGTACACGCGCACGCGCAGCTACTTCGACAACTCGGAGCTCGCGGCGACGGGTCTGCCGACGCCGGCCGAGCTCGCGATCCTCGAGCCCTTCCGCGGCAAGATCCCCGAGGAGGTCTTCACCAAGGAGTACCAGCCGCCGAAGACCGACGGCTCGGGCGACATCCGGCAGAACCTGCGCCAGGCGGCGAAGCTCCTCGAGGAAGCCGGCTGGAAGATCGATCCGAAGACGCGCAAGCTCACCAACGCGTCGGGCGAGACGATGCGGTTCACGATCCTGCTCGTGACGCCCCTCTTCGAGCGCATCGCGCTGCCGTTCGTGAAGAACCTCGAGCGCCTCGGCATCGAGGCCAACGTCCGCACCGTCGACACCGCGCAGTACCGGCGTCTGCTCGACCAGTTCGACTACGACGTGATCGTCGGCAACTGGCCGCAGTCGGACTCGCCCGGCAACGAGCAGCGCAGCTTCTGGGGATCGTCCTACGCCGACAAGCCGGGCAGCCAGAACTACATCGGCATCGCCGATCCGACGGTCGACGCGCTGATCGAGGCGGTGATCGCCGCGCCCGACCGCCAGAGCCTCATCGACCGCGTGCGCGCGCTCGACCGCGTGCTGCAGTGGGGCCACTGGGTGATCCCGCAGTGGCACATCCCGTACGACCGCATCGCGTACTGGGACAAGTTCGGCAAGCCGTCGGTCGTTCCGGACCAGGGCGTGCAGTTCTCGACCTGGTGGATCGATCCGGAGAAGGCGCGCGCGGTGGAGGAGAAGAAGCGGCGCGTGAAGGGCTGA
- a CDS encoding peroxiredoxin has product MQRALALALVGHRRILATVALAAFLACAPDAAHATALLEEGQAFPAWSMPDQTGKTVSSSDLAGKTYLLWFYPKAMTPGCTAEGNALRDSFPELQARGVEVLGVSFDAPAENAKFAAAQSFPFRLLTDDGTLAVQVGAADSSDQATARRISYLVGPDGKVLRAYGSVNPATHAEDVLRDVSATATTTK; this is encoded by the coding sequence ATGCAACGTGCCCTCGCACTCGCTCTCGTCGGCCATCGCAGGATCCTCGCGACCGTCGCGCTCGCCGCGTTCCTCGCGTGCGCGCCCGACGCCGCGCACGCGACCGCCCTGCTCGAGGAGGGCCAGGCCTTCCCGGCGTGGTCGATGCCCGACCAGACCGGCAAGACCGTCAGCTCGAGCGATCTCGCGGGCAAGACGTACCTGCTCTGGTTCTACCCGAAGGCGATGACGCCGGGCTGCACCGCCGAGGGCAACGCGCTGCGCGACAGCTTCCCCGAGCTGCAAGCGCGCGGCGTCGAGGTGCTGGGCGTGTCGTTCGACGCGCCCGCGGAGAACGCGAAGTTCGCCGCGGCGCAGAGCTTCCCCTTCCGGCTGCTCACCGACGACGGCACGCTCGCCGTGCAGGTCGGCGCCGCCGACTCGAGCGACCAGGCGACGGCGCGACGCATCTCCTACCTCGTCGGACCGGACGGCAAGGTGCTGCGCGCCTACGGCAGCGTGAACCCGGCGACCCACGCGGAGGACGTGCTGCGCGACGTCTCCGCGACCGCGACCACGACCAAGTGA
- a CDS encoding HdeD family acid-resistance protein, protein MIEMLARYWWALVLRGIAGIVFGVLALLWPGITLEVLVIFFGAYMLVDGVFAVISAIGGRAHTPHWGWLLLEGLLGIAIGIFTFVAPVVTAFALLMYIAAWAIVTGVIELVQAIRLRREIEGEFWLGLAGVLSIGFGVLLVIFPLAGALSIVWLIGAYAVAFGIVLLLLGFRLRGMAPRGGQGGAHAPA, encoded by the coding sequence ATGATCGAGATGCTGGCGAGGTACTGGTGGGCGCTGGTGCTGCGTGGGATCGCGGGCATCGTCTTCGGGGTGCTGGCGCTCCTCTGGCCCGGGATCACGCTCGAGGTGCTGGTGATCTTCTTCGGCGCCTACATGCTGGTCGACGGCGTGTTCGCGGTGATCTCGGCGATCGGCGGCCGCGCGCACACCCCGCACTGGGGCTGGCTGCTGCTCGAAGGCCTGCTCGGCATCGCGATCGGCATCTTCACCTTCGTGGCACCCGTCGTCACCGCGTTCGCGCTGCTGATGTACATCGCCGCGTGGGCGATCGTGACCGGCGTGATCGAGCTCGTGCAGGCGATCCGGCTGCGGCGCGAGATCGAGGGCGAGTTCTGGCTCGGGCTCGCGGGCGTGCTGTCGATCGGCTTCGGCGTCCTGCTGGTGATCTTCCCGCTCGCCGGCGCGCTGAGCATCGTCTGGCTGATCGGCGCCTACGCGGTCGCCTTCGGCATCGTGCTCCTGCTGCTCGGCTTCCGGCTGCGCGGCATGGCGCCGCGCGGCGGCCAGGGCGGAGCGCACGCGCCCGCCTGA
- a CDS encoding aldo/keto reductase, which produces MEKRTFGAGGPQVPWIGQGTWRMERDDRRAAIAALRRGFDLGATHVDTAEMYGNGEVEELVAEAIAGRRDQIFLVSKVLPQHATYRGTLRACEQSLARLRTDHLDVYLLHWRSRHPLEETIRAFEELVAAGKIRAWGVSNFDVDDLEEALAIAGEGRIACNQVPYHLEERGIEHDVLPWCERHGVAVVAYSPFGAGRFPSPRRGGGRVLAEIASARGATPYQVALRFLGRRSSVFVIPKAASVRHVEENAGADALALDDEEIARIDEAFAAAR; this is translated from the coding sequence ATGGAGAAGCGCACGTTCGGTGCGGGCGGACCGCAGGTGCCGTGGATCGGACAGGGCACCTGGCGGATGGAGCGCGACGATCGGCGCGCCGCGATCGCGGCGCTGCGTCGCGGCTTCGACCTCGGCGCGACGCACGTCGACACCGCCGAGATGTACGGCAACGGCGAGGTCGAGGAGCTGGTCGCCGAGGCGATCGCGGGACGGCGTGACCAGATCTTCCTGGTCTCGAAGGTGCTGCCGCAGCACGCGACCTACCGCGGCACGCTGCGCGCCTGCGAGCAGAGCCTCGCGCGTCTGCGCACCGACCATCTCGACGTCTACCTGCTGCACTGGCGCTCACGTCATCCGCTCGAGGAGACGATCCGCGCGTTCGAGGAGCTGGTCGCGGCCGGCAAGATCCGCGCGTGGGGCGTGAGCAACTTCGACGTCGACGACCTCGAGGAGGCGCTCGCGATCGCCGGAGAAGGGCGCATCGCGTGCAACCAGGTGCCGTACCACCTCGAGGAGCGCGGCATCGAGCACGACGTGCTGCCGTGGTGCGAGCGGCACGGCGTCGCCGTGGTCGCGTACAGCCCGTTCGGCGCCGGGCGCTTTCCCTCGCCGCGGCGCGGCGGCGGGCGCGTGCTCGCCGAGATCGCATCCGCGCGCGGCGCGACGCCGTACCAGGTCGCGCTGCGCTTTCTCGGCCGGCGGTCGTCGGTGTTCGTGATTCCGAAGGCGGCGAGCGTGCGCCACGTCGAGGAGAACGCGGGCGCGGACGCGCTCGCGCTCGACGACGAGGAGATCGCGCGCATCGACGAGGCGTTCGCGGCTGCGCGCTGA
- a CDS encoding sulfotransferase, producing the protein MAAERRIDADALVAAAREATGLDDFGADTWREGLDRLVDALDAEARLNDIGVQIASGEILMYLTNRLRIVDWHARHPSARAEDVTPPIVIVGQGRTGTTILHDLLAQDPAHRVPLTWEVDRPLPPPESVTYDSDPRIDEVQAQLDMTELIIPRFKSIHPIGARLAQECVRITAHDFRSMIFPTQYRVPSYARWVLTEADMAPAYRWHRTFLQLLQSGHRCERWVLKSPGHVWCLDRLLAEYPNALLMQTHRDPLRIVASLASLLATLRRLASDDVSLEEGAAEFADYVLDGLDRSVTVREQGLVPAERVVDVQFRDFMADPLATVRAIYARLDLELTGEAETRMRAFLAENPQDKHGLHQYALDDTGLDRGALRERARRYQQYFDVPSESV; encoded by the coding sequence ATGGCCGCCGAGCGACGGATCGACGCCGACGCGCTGGTCGCCGCCGCGCGCGAGGCCACCGGCCTCGACGACTTCGGCGCCGACACCTGGCGCGAGGGCCTCGATCGCCTGGTCGACGCGCTCGACGCGGAAGCGCGCCTCAACGACATCGGCGTGCAGATCGCGTCGGGCGAGATCCTGATGTACTTGACGAACCGCCTGCGGATCGTCGACTGGCACGCGCGACACCCGAGCGCGCGCGCCGAGGACGTGACGCCGCCGATCGTCATCGTGGGCCAGGGGCGTACGGGCACCACGATCCTGCACGATCTCCTCGCGCAGGACCCGGCGCACCGCGTGCCGCTGACCTGGGAGGTCGACCGGCCGCTGCCGCCGCCCGAGAGCGTGACCTACGACAGCGACCCGCGCATCGACGAGGTGCAGGCGCAGCTCGACATGACCGAGCTCATCATCCCGCGCTTCAAGTCGATCCACCCGATCGGCGCGCGGCTCGCGCAGGAGTGCGTGCGCATCACGGCGCACGACTTCCGCAGCATGATCTTCCCGACGCAGTACCGCGTCCCGTCCTACGCGCGCTGGGTGCTGACCGAGGCCGACATGGCGCCGGCCTACCGCTGGCACCGGACCTTCTTGCAGCTCCTGCAGTCGGGCCACCGCTGCGAGCGCTGGGTGCTGAAGTCGCCAGGGCACGTGTGGTGCCTCGACCGTCTGCTCGCCGAGTACCCGAACGCGCTGCTCATGCAGACCCACCGCGACCCACTGCGCATCGTGGCGTCGCTGGCCTCGCTGCTCGCGACGCTGCGCCGCCTGGCGAGCGACGACGTCTCCCTCGAGGAAGGCGCCGCCGAGTTCGCGGATTATGTGCTCGACGGCCTCGATCGCTCGGTGACGGTGCGCGAGCAGGGCCTCGTGCCCGCCGAGCGCGTGGTCGACGTGCAGTTCCGCGACTTCATGGCCGACCCGCTCGCGACCGTGCGCGCGATCTACGCGCGGCTCGACCTCGAGCTGACGGGCGAAGCGGAGACGCGCATGCGCGCGTTTCTCGCCGAGAACCCGCAGGACAAGCACGGCCTGCACCAGTACGCGCTCGACGACACCGGGCTCGACCGCGGCGCGCTGCGCGAGCGCGCGCGCCGCTACCAGCAGTACTTCGACGTGCCGTCGGAGTCCGTCTAG
- a CDS encoding DUF4870 domain-containing protein: MEPTTTDIPASERGMAVLAHLSGLSGYLVPLGGVLVPLILYFVMKDESRPVARIALQALLLNVATWIAIALFGVGVLTGVIGIALVESPDASILAILGMLVLVVAFVLVVVAALVLPIVGAIKASRGQYYRYPLIGLSPS; the protein is encoded by the coding sequence ATGGAACCGACGACGACCGACATCCCGGCCTCGGAGCGCGGCATGGCGGTGCTCGCGCACCTCTCCGGGCTCTCGGGCTACCTCGTCCCGCTCGGCGGCGTGCTCGTGCCGCTCATCCTCTACTTCGTGATGAAGGACGAGTCGCGCCCGGTCGCGCGCATCGCGCTGCAGGCGCTGCTGCTCAACGTCGCGACGTGGATCGCGATCGCCCTGTTCGGCGTCGGCGTGCTCACGGGCGTGATCGGCATCGCCCTCGTGGAGTCGCCCGACGCCTCGATTCTCGCCATCCTCGGCATGCTCGTGCTCGTCGTCGCGTTCGTCCTCGTCGTCGTCGCGGCGCTCGTGCTGCCGATCGTCGGCGCGATCAAGGCGAGCCGCGGGCAGTACTACCGGTACCCGCTGATCGGGTTGTCTCCGAGCTGA
- a CDS encoding VOC family protein, translating to MPIAQTIAPCLWFDDQAEEAARFYVSVFENSRILDVLRYTDAGQEVHGRPPGSVMTVDFELDGQPFTALNGGPAFTFNEAISLQVFCDTQEEIDRYSRALSADGDPNAQQCGWLKDRFGVSWQIVPRELMEMLRSSDVAAARRVMKAMLGMRKLEIAELRRAFEGR from the coding sequence ATGCCCATCGCGCAGACGATCGCACCGTGTCTCTGGTTCGACGACCAGGCCGAGGAGGCAGCACGCTTCTACGTCTCCGTGTTCGAGAACTCGCGGATCCTCGACGTCCTCCGCTACACCGACGCCGGGCAAGAGGTGCACGGCCGCCCGCCCGGCTCCGTGATGACCGTCGACTTCGAGCTCGACGGCCAGCCGTTCACGGCGCTCAACGGCGGCCCCGCCTTCACGTTCAACGAGGCGATCTCGCTGCAGGTCTTCTGCGACACGCAGGAGGAGATCGATCGCTACTCGCGCGCGCTGTCGGCCGACGGCGACCCGAACGCGCAGCAGTGCGGGTGGCTGAAGGATCGGTTTGGCGTCTCGTGGCAGATCGTGCCGCGCGAGCTGATGGAGATGCTGCGGTCGTCGGACGTCGCGGCGGCGCGGCGGGTGATGAAGGCGATGCTCGGGATGAGGAAGCTCGAGATCGCGGAGCTGCGGCGGGCGTTCGAGGGGAGGTGA
- a CDS encoding right-handed parallel beta-helix repeat-containing protein, with protein sequence MVDGGGAGTVVEVQGPGAQLTVEGLTIRNGNRGVHLGTAAKVRLASCEVLDNVGGSGIVLDERANLTIDGCTIADNSNAIPGGGIRADSRRARITIVGSTLEGNTSLRGGGLFSLGRVHITDSTVRGNTAVEEGGGVFANNLQVIRSTVSGNSANIGGGIASYFLDRAQVRITDSTISGNSASRAGGIAAQSTLRLDHVTVANNTAAVRGGGIGTAPAFEQKAIFRGTILADNSAPEGADCDNVKARLFAGNLIESDTCTKVIAGRSPLLTDDPLLGPLQNNGGPTETQALGAGSPAIGVLTTRSLCRQPDQRGVARAVPCDLGAYEAP encoded by the coding sequence GTGGTCGACGGCGGCGGCGCCGGGACGGTGGTCGAGGTTCAGGGGCCCGGAGCGCAGCTCACCGTGGAGGGCCTGACCATCCGGAACGGAAATCGCGGCGTTCACCTCGGCACCGCGGCCAAGGTGAGGCTGGCGAGCTGTGAGGTGCTCGACAACGTCGGCGGGAGCGGCATCGTTCTCGACGAGCGCGCGAACCTGACGATCGATGGCTGCACGATCGCCGACAACTCCAACGCGATCCCCGGAGGCGGAATACGGGCCGACTCGAGACGCGCCAGGATCACGATCGTCGGCAGCACGCTCGAAGGCAACACGAGCTTGCGTGGTGGCGGCCTCTTCAGCCTCGGGAGGGTGCACATCACGGACTCCACCGTGCGCGGCAACACCGCCGTCGAGGAAGGCGGCGGCGTCTTCGCAAACAATCTCCAGGTGATCCGCAGCACCGTGAGCGGCAACAGCGCGAACATCGGCGGCGGCATCGCCAGCTACTTCCTCGACCGCGCACAGGTCCGGATCACCGACAGCACGATCAGCGGCAACTCGGCGAGCAGGGCCGGCGGCATCGCGGCGCAAAGCACGCTGCGCCTCGATCACGTCACGGTCGCGAACAACACCGCTGCGGTGCGTGGCGGCGGCATCGGCACCGCACCGGCCTTCGAGCAAAAGGCCATTTTCCGCGGCACGATCCTGGCCGACAATTCGGCACCCGAAGGGGCCGACTGCGACAACGTGAAGGCGCGTCTGTTCGCCGGGAACCTGATCGAGTCGGACACCTGCACGAAGGTCATCGCCGGCCGCTCGCCGCTCCTGACCGACGATCCGCTGCTCGGTCCGCTGCAGAACAACGGCGGTCCCACGGAAACCCAGGCGCTCGGCGCCGGCAGCCCCGCGATCGGCGTGCTCACGACCCGCTCGCTGTGCCGCCAGCCCGATCAGCGCGGCGTCGCGCGCGCGGTGCCGTGCGATCTCGGCGCGTACGAGGCGCCGTGA